One genomic window of [Limnothrix rosea] IAM M-220 includes the following:
- the tpiA gene encoding triose-phosphate isomerase has translation MRKIIIAGNWKMYKTQAESLEFLTALLPKIADGHEEREVVICTPFTNLGIMSKSLHGTRIRLGAQNVHWEDEGAFTGEISGAMLAEVGVRYVVVGHSERRQYFGETDDTVNKRLLAAQRHGLIPILCVGESKAQRDAGETENVIFAQLEKDLVGVDQGKLVLAYEPIWAIGTGETCDAKEANRVISLIREKLANKDVTIQYGGSVKPANVDEIMAQPEIDGALVGGASLEADSFARLVNFV, from the coding sequence GTGCGAAAGATTATTATTGCGGGCAACTGGAAAATGTATAAGACTCAAGCTGAGTCTTTAGAGTTTCTCACGGCATTATTACCCAAAATTGCCGATGGCCACGAGGAACGAGAGGTGGTGATTTGTACCCCTTTTACAAACTTGGGCATTATGTCCAAGAGTCTCCACGGCACTAGAATTCGCCTCGGAGCACAGAATGTCCACTGGGAAGATGAGGGGGCGTTTACTGGCGAAATTTCTGGCGCAATGCTGGCGGAAGTTGGTGTTCGTTATGTTGTTGTTGGCCATAGTGAGCGTCGTCAATATTTTGGGGAAACAGACGACACTGTTAATAAGCGTCTTTTAGCTGCCCAACGTCATGGTTTAATTCCAATTCTGTGTGTGGGTGAAAGTAAGGCACAGCGTGATGCCGGTGAAACTGAAAATGTTATTTTTGCGCAACTTGAAAAGGATTTAGTTGGCGTTGACCAAGGCAAATTAGTTCTTGCCTATGAGCCTATCTGGGCGATCGGCACGGGTGAAACCTGTGATGCGAAGGAGGCTAATCGCGTTATTAGTCTGATCCGCGAAAAGCTCGCCAATAAAGATGTGACCATTCAGTATGGTGGCTCTGTGAAGCCTGCTAATGTTGATGAAATTATGGCGCAGCCGGAGATTGATGGTGCATTAGTGGGTGGCGCAAGTCTCGAAGCGGATAGTTTTGCGCGCCTCGTTAATTTTGTGTAA